One genomic window of Streptomyces sp. WP-1 includes the following:
- a CDS encoding GntR family transcriptional regulator yields the protein MTAPVVHSLREQIREHIVEGIVSGRWQPGERIVERRIATELEVSQTPVREALRELETLRLIESAPNKGVRVRNLTAADLEESYPVRAGLEAIAAELAADRLAGDCSALEPHVLALYEADRAADGTAQVRHTVGFHRELVRAADNSVLLHTWEGLGIEVFTALSIRWLGTVQQSYAEEHEELVQAFKRRDPRIAELVKAHVLGCAPRA from the coding sequence ATGACCGCGCCCGTAGTCCACTCGCTGCGCGAACAGATCCGCGAGCACATCGTGGAGGGGATCGTCAGCGGGCGCTGGCAGCCGGGCGAGCGCATCGTGGAGCGCCGTATCGCCACCGAGCTGGAGGTCAGCCAGACCCCGGTGCGCGAGGCGCTGCGGGAGCTGGAGACGCTGCGGCTGATCGAGTCGGCGCCGAACAAGGGCGTGCGGGTCCGCAATCTCACCGCGGCCGACCTGGAGGAGAGCTACCCGGTCAGGGCCGGTCTGGAGGCCATCGCGGCCGAGCTGGCCGCCGACCGCCTCGCCGGCGACTGCTCGGCCCTGGAACCCCATGTGCTGGCCCTGTACGAGGCCGACCGCGCCGCCGACGGCACCGCGCAGGTGCGGCACACCGTCGGCTTCCACCGCGAACTCGTGCGCGCCGCCGACAACTCGGTGCTGCTGCACACCTGGGAGGGGCTCGGCATCGAGGTCTTCACCGCCCTGTCGATCCGCTGGCTGGGCACGGTGCAGCAGTCGTACGCCGAGGAGCACGAGGAACTGGTGCAGGCGTTCAAGCGCCGGGACCCGCGGATCGCGGAGCTGGTGAAGGCGCATGTGCTCGGCTGCGCGCCTCGCGCCTGA
- the sucB gene encoding 2-oxoglutarate dehydrogenase, E2 component, dihydrolipoamide succinyltransferase — MAVSVTLPALGESVTEGTVTRWLKAEGERVEADEPLLEVSTDKVDTEIPSPVSGVLASIKVAEDETVEVGAELALIDDGSGAPAEAPAPAAAEAPAAEAPAAEAPAPVAEPAPAQPAEAPAAAPAGGAEGTDVVLPALGESVTEGTVTRWLKSVGDSVEADEPLLEVSTDKVDTEIPAPTSGVLLEIVVGEDETAEVGAKLAVIGAPGAAPAAAPAPAAPAPAAEPAPAPAPVAEPTPAPAPAAPAAPAAPAPAAPAQPATPAPAPAPAPAPAPVTPATAPTSPTATQATDEGAYVTPLVRKLAAENGVDLSTVKGTGVGGRIRKQDVIAAAEAAKAPAAAPAPAAAAAAPAAKKAPALEASPLRGQTVKMTRIRKVIGDNMVKALREQAQLSSVVEVDVTRLMRLRGQAKASFAAREGVKLSPMPFFVKAAAQALKAHPVINAKINEAEGTITYFDTENVGIAVDSEKGLMTPVIKHAGDLNIAGIAKATAELAGKVRANKITPDELSGGTFTISNTGSRGALFDTIIVPPGQVAILGIGATVKRPAVIETEEGTVIGVRDMTYLTLSYDHRLVDGADAARYLTAVKSILEAGEFEVELGL; from the coding sequence ATGGCGGTTTCCGTAACCCTTCCGGCGCTCGGTGAGAGCGTCACCGAGGGCACCGTCACCCGCTGGCTGAAGGCCGAGGGTGAGCGCGTCGAGGCCGACGAGCCGCTGCTCGAGGTCTCGACCGACAAGGTCGACACCGAGATCCCCTCGCCCGTCTCCGGCGTGCTGGCGTCCATCAAGGTCGCCGAGGACGAGACCGTCGAGGTCGGTGCCGAGCTGGCCCTGATCGACGACGGCAGCGGCGCCCCCGCCGAGGCCCCGGCCCCGGCCGCCGCCGAGGCACCTGCCGCCGAGGCCCCCGCCGCCGAGGCGCCGGCCCCGGTGGCCGAGCCCGCCCCGGCGCAGCCCGCCGAGGCCCCGGCCGCCGCCCCCGCCGGTGGCGCCGAGGGCACCGACGTGGTGCTGCCCGCGCTCGGTGAGTCCGTCACCGAGGGCACCGTCACCCGCTGGCTGAAGTCGGTCGGCGACTCCGTCGAGGCCGACGAGCCGCTGCTCGAGGTCTCCACGGACAAGGTCGACACCGAGATCCCGGCGCCCACGTCCGGCGTGCTGCTGGAGATCGTGGTCGGCGAGGACGAGACCGCCGAGGTCGGCGCCAAGCTCGCCGTCATCGGCGCGCCCGGTGCCGCCCCCGCCGCCGCCCCGGCTCCGGCCGCCCCGGCCCCCGCCGCCGAACCGGCGCCCGCCCCGGCCCCGGTCGCCGAGCCCACCCCGGCTCCCGCCCCGGCCGCTCCGGCTGCCCCCGCGGCCCCGGCTCCGGCCGCCCCGGCGCAGCCCGCCACCCCGGCGCCCGCCCCGGCCCCGGCGCCCGCCCCGGCTCCGGTCACCCCGGCCACCGCGCCGACCTCCCCGACCGCCACCCAGGCGACGGACGAGGGCGCGTACGTGACCCCGCTGGTGCGCAAGCTCGCCGCCGAGAACGGCGTCGACCTGTCCACCGTCAAGGGCACCGGTGTCGGCGGCCGTATCCGCAAGCAGGACGTCATCGCCGCCGCCGAGGCCGCGAAGGCTCCCGCCGCCGCTCCGGCTCCGGCCGCCGCGGCCGCCGCCCCGGCCGCCAAGAAGGCCCCGGCGCTGGAGGCCTCCCCGCTGCGCGGCCAGACCGTCAAGATGACCCGCATCCGCAAGGTCATCGGCGACAACATGGTCAAGGCGCTGCGCGAGCAGGCCCAGCTGTCGTCGGTCGTCGAGGTCGACGTGACGCGTCTGATGCGGCTGCGCGGCCAGGCGAAGGCCTCCTTCGCGGCCCGCGAGGGCGTCAAGCTCTCCCCGATGCCGTTCTTCGTCAAGGCCGCCGCGCAGGCGCTGAAGGCCCACCCGGTCATCAACGCCAAGATCAACGAGGCCGAGGGCACGATCACCTACTTCGACACCGAGAACGTCGGTATCGCGGTGGACTCCGAGAAGGGCCTGATGACCCCGGTCATCAAGCACGCCGGCGACCTCAACATCGCGGGCATCGCCAAGGCCACGGCGGAGCTGGCGGGCAAGGTCCGCGCCAACAAGATCACCCCGGACGAGCTGTCCGGCGGGACCTTCACCATCTCCAACACCGGTTCGCGCGGTGCCCTGTTCGACACGATCATCGTGCCGCCGGGCCAGGTCGCGATCCTCGGCATCGGTGCCACGGTCAAGCGTCCGGCCGTCATCGAGACCGAGGAGGGTACGGTCATCGGCGTCCGCGACATGACCTACCTGACCCTCTCCTACGACCACCGCCTGGTCGACGGCGCCGACGCGGCCCGTTACCTGACGGCGGTCAAGTCGATCCTGGAGGCGGGCGAGTTCGAGGTCGAGCTCGGCCTGTAA
- the lpdA gene encoding dihydrolipoyl dehydrogenase, with protein MANDASTVFDLVILGGGSGGYAAALRGAQLGLDVALIEKDKVGGTCLHRGCIPTKALLHAGEIADQARESEQFGVKATFEGIDVPAVHKYKDGVIAGLYKGLQGLIASRKVTYIEGEGRLSSPTSVDVNGQRVQGRHVLLATGSVPKSLPGLEIDGNRIISSDHALVLDRVPKSAIILGGGVIGVEFASAWKSFGSDVTVIEGLKHLVPVEDENSSKLLERAFRKRGIKFSLGTFFQKAEYTQDGVKVTLADGKEFEAEVLLVAVGRGPVSQGLGYEEQGVAMDRGYVLVDEYMRTNVPTISAVGDLVPTLQLAHVGFAEGILVAERLAGLKAVPIDYDGVPRVTYCHPEVASVGITEAKAKEIYGADKVVALKYNLAGNGKSKILNTSGEIKLVQVKDGAVVGVHMVGDRMGEQVGEAQLIYNWEALPAEVAQLIHAHPTQNEAMGEAHLALAGKPLHSHD; from the coding sequence GTGGCGAACGACGCCAGCACCGTTTTCGACCTAGTGATCCTCGGCGGTGGTAGCGGTGGTTACGCCGCGGCCCTGCGCGGGGCGCAGCTGGGCCTGGACGTCGCCCTGATCGAGAAGGACAAGGTCGGCGGCACCTGCCTGCACCGGGGCTGCATCCCCACCAAGGCCCTGCTGCACGCGGGCGAGATCGCCGACCAGGCCCGCGAGAGCGAGCAGTTCGGCGTCAAGGCCACCTTCGAGGGCATCGACGTCCCGGCCGTCCACAAGTACAAGGACGGCGTGATCGCCGGCCTGTACAAGGGCCTCCAGGGCCTGATCGCGTCCCGCAAGGTGACGTACATCGAGGGCGAGGGCCGGCTGTCCTCCCCCACCTCCGTCGATGTGAACGGTCAGCGTGTCCAGGGCCGCCACGTCCTGCTGGCGACCGGCTCCGTGCCGAAGTCGCTGCCGGGCCTGGAGATCGACGGCAACCGGATCATCTCCTCGGACCACGCCCTCGTCCTGGACCGCGTGCCCAAGTCCGCGATCATCCTCGGCGGCGGTGTCATCGGCGTCGAGTTCGCCTCCGCGTGGAAGTCCTTCGGCTCCGACGTGACCGTGATCGAGGGCCTCAAGCACCTCGTGCCGGTCGAGGACGAGAACTCCTCGAAGCTTCTTGAGCGCGCGTTCCGCAAGCGCGGGATCAAGTTCAGCCTCGGCACCTTCTTCCAGAAGGCCGAGTACACCCAGGACGGCGTCAAGGTCACCCTCGCCGACGGCAAGGAGTTCGAGGCCGAGGTCCTCCTCGTCGCCGTCGGCCGCGGCCCGGTCTCCCAGGGCCTCGGCTACGAGGAGCAGGGTGTCGCCATGGACCGTGGCTACGTCCTGGTCGACGAGTACATGCGGACCAACGTCCCGACCATCTCCGCCGTCGGCGACCTGGTCCCGACCCTCCAGCTCGCGCACGTCGGCTTCGCCGAGGGCATCCTGGTGGCGGAGCGCCTGGCCGGTCTGAAGGCCGTCCCGATCGACTACGACGGTGTCCCGCGGGTGACGTACTGCCACCCCGAGGTCGCCTCCGTCGGCATCACCGAGGCCAAGGCCAAGGAGATCTACGGCGCGGACAAGGTCGTCGCTCTGAAGTACAACCTGGCGGGCAACGGCAAGAGCAAGATCCTGAACACCTCGGGCGAGATCAAGCTCGTCCAGGTCAAGGACGGTGCCGTGGTCGGCGTCCACATGGTCGGCGACCGCATGGGCGAGCAGGTCGGCGAGGCCCAGCTGATCTACAACTGGGAGGCGCTGCCGGCCGAGGTGGCCCAGCTCATCCACGCCCACCCGACGCAGAACGAGGCGATGGGCGAGGCCCACCTGGCGCTGGCCGGCAAGCCGCTGCACTCCCACGACTGA
- a CDS encoding leucyl aminopeptidase, producing the protein MTALTLSTAAAPGLRADAIVIGVAKGAKGPVVAPGAEAVDKAYDGKLAGVLETLGASGAEGELTKLPAPAGFKAPLVVAVGLGAEPDTKDAAAGFGAEALRKAAGTAARALTGAKKAAFALPVDGPGALEAIGEGALLGAYSFDSFKESSGKAKGARAKNGKAPLGEAVLLGGKPRDAAHKGALARSLAVGEELNRARDLVNLPPNDLTPESFAGIVQAAAKEHGLKVQVLDEKALVKGGYGGILGVGGGSAATPRLVKIAYTHPKAERTLAFVGKGITYDSGGISLKPAGHNETMKCDMAGAAAVFAAVVAAARLGLRANVTGWLALAENMPSGSAVRPGDVLRMYSGKTVEVLNTDAEGRLVLGDALWAASLEEPDAIVDVATLTGAMMVALGSRTMGVLANDDAFRTSVYEAAEETGEPAWPMPMPEHLTKGLESQVADMTNVGERWGGGLLAGLFLREFVGEGIAWAHLDIAGPAFNEGAPFGYTPKGGTGTAVRTLVRLVELTAAGELG; encoded by the coding sequence GTGACTGCTCTGACTCTCAGCACCGCCGCGGCGCCCGGCCTGCGGGCCGACGCGATCGTGATCGGTGTCGCCAAGGGCGCCAAGGGACCCGTCGTCGCGCCGGGCGCCGAGGCCGTGGACAAGGCGTACGACGGCAAGCTGGCCGGCGTCCTGGAGACCCTCGGCGCCTCGGGCGCGGAGGGCGAGCTGACGAAGCTGCCCGCCCCGGCGGGCTTCAAGGCCCCGCTCGTGGTGGCGGTGGGCCTGGGCGCGGAGCCGGACACCAAGGACGCGGCGGCCGGTTTCGGCGCCGAGGCGCTGCGCAAGGCCGCGGGTACGGCGGCCCGGGCGCTCACCGGCGCCAAGAAGGCCGCGTTCGCGCTGCCCGTGGACGGCCCCGGCGCCCTGGAGGCGATCGGCGAGGGTGCGCTCCTCGGCGCGTACTCCTTCGACTCCTTCAAGGAGAGCAGCGGCAAGGCGAAGGGCGCCCGCGCGAAGAACGGCAAGGCCCCGCTGGGCGAGGCCGTCCTGCTCGGCGGCAAGCCGCGCGACGCCGCCCACAAGGGTGCCCTCGCCCGCTCCCTCGCGGTCGGCGAGGAGCTGAACCGCGCCCGCGACCTGGTCAACCTGCCGCCGAACGACCTCACCCCGGAGAGCTTCGCGGGCATCGTGCAGGCCGCGGCCAAGGAGCACGGCCTCAAGGTGCAGGTGCTCGACGAGAAGGCGCTGGTCAAGGGCGGCTACGGCGGCATCCTCGGCGTCGGCGGCGGCTCGGCCGCGACCCCGCGCCTGGTCAAGATCGCCTACACGCACCCGAAGGCCGAGCGGACCCTCGCCTTCGTCGGCAAGGGCATCACCTACGACTCGGGCGGCATCTCGCTGAAGCCGGCCGGTCACAACGAGACGATGAAGTGCGACATGGCCGGTGCCGCGGCGGTCTTCGCGGCCGTCGTCGCCGCGGCCCGGCTCGGCCTGCGGGCGAACGTCACCGGCTGGCTGGCGCTGGCCGAGAACATGCCGTCCGGCTCGGCGGTGCGCCCGGGTGACGTGCTGCGCATGTACAGCGGCAAGACGGTGGAGGTGCTCAACACCGACGCCGAGGGGCGGCTGGTGCTCGGCGACGCGCTGTGGGCCGCCTCGCTGGAGGAGCCGGACGCGATCGTGGACGTCGCGACGCTGACCGGCGCGATGATGGTGGCGCTGGGCAGCCGGACGATGGGTGTCCTCGCCAACGACGACGCGTTCCGCACCTCGGTGTACGAGGCGGCGGAGGAGACCGGCGAGCCGGCGTGGCCGATGCCGATGCCGGAGCACCTGACCAAGGGCCTGGAGTCCCAGGTCGCCGACATGACCAACGTCGGCGAGCGCTGGGGCGGCGGGCTGCTGGCCGGTCTGTTCCTGCGCGAGTTCGTGGGCGAGGGCATCGCCTGGGCGCACCTCGACATCGCGGGCCCGGCCTTCAACGAGGGCGCGCCCTTCGGGTACACGCCGAAGGGCGGCACCGGCACGGCGGTCCGTACGCTGGTCCGGCTCGTGGAGCTGACGGCCGCGGGCGAGCTGGGCTGA
- a CDS encoding adenosylcobinamide-GDP ribazoletransferase, with protein MSSPRPSPLDGLRFAFGTLTVLPVRVHRWDRGAARSGMLAAALVGLAAGAFSVALALLLLLLGAGPLLAAVGSVAVPAVLTRGLHLDGLADTADGLGSGKPAEEALTIMKRSDIGPFGVLTLVLALLAQVAVLAQSYDDSWARGAAAAVISAVTARLALTLAARTGVPAARPEGLGAAVAGVVPVPGALALTVLCAGGAAAWGAGSGPYGALRAAAAVLFALATAELLLRRCVRRFGGVTGDVFGALAETAATASLVVLALGR; from the coding sequence ATGTCCTCGCCCCGGCCCTCCCCCCTCGACGGTCTCCGGTTCGCCTTCGGCACGCTCACCGTGCTGCCCGTACGGGTGCACCGCTGGGACCGCGGGGCCGCGCGGTCGGGCATGCTCGCCGCCGCCCTGGTGGGCCTGGCCGCCGGCGCCTTCTCGGTCGCCCTCGCGCTGCTCCTGCTCCTGCTGGGCGCGGGCCCGCTGCTCGCCGCCGTCGGTTCGGTCGCCGTACCCGCCGTCCTCACCCGCGGACTGCATCTGGACGGGCTCGCCGACACCGCCGACGGGCTGGGCAGCGGCAAACCCGCCGAGGAGGCGCTGACCATCATGAAGCGGTCGGACATCGGCCCGTTCGGGGTGCTCACCCTCGTCCTGGCGCTGCTGGCCCAGGTGGCGGTGCTGGCGCAGTCGTACGACGACTCGTGGGCGCGCGGCGCCGCGGCGGCGGTGATCTCCGCGGTGACCGCCCGGCTCGCGCTCACCCTGGCCGCCCGCACCGGGGTGCCGGCCGCGCGGCCCGAGGGGCTCGGGGCGGCCGTCGCCGGGGTGGTGCCGGTGCCGGGCGCGCTCGCCCTCACCGTGCTGTGCGCCGGGGGCGCGGCCGCCTGGGGCGCCGGGTCCGGCCCGTACGGCGCCCTGCGCGCCGCCGCCGCCGTGCTGTTCGCGCTCGCCACCGCCGAACTGCTGCTGCGCCGCTGTGTGCGCCGCTTCGGCGGGGTGACCGGGGACGTGTTCGGCGCGCTCGCCGAGACGGCCGCGACGGCGTCCCTCGTGGTGCTGGCCCTCGGACGCTGA
- a CDS encoding phosphatidylglycerol lysyltransferase domain-containing protein codes for MGDARIAAPPRVEAGRSVEVERSGAAGRRSGGVASKAAACAVWYLRVVAFINFLTAVWVSLYQDVRRHNQDDFFTPYLLTAGFASGVFTAFLAITMRRRKRAAWILNLVLSGVFLALFAFAMAFPEIHRYAQNWVSLVLTAAFVAALLVGRREFYAKGDRANPRLAATVAVGGGLAASLLAGLLVTVTNQAPDAARSTFRERWHYGTLRLVSVSADERHFPGIAPPTWANVVVNVLSTALVLAVFYAAFRSRRAVDPLTADDEARLRALLERHGERDSLGYFALRREKSVVWSPTGKAAVAYRVVGGVSLASGDPLGDPEAWPGAIVPWLAQARAHGWIPAVMGAGEEAGTVYRRYGLDALELGDEALVEVADFTLEGRAMRTVRQAYNRVRRAGYEVRVRRHEDIPAAEMAVLVERADDWRDGATERGFSMALGRLGDPADGRCVMLECTDAEGRPRALLSFVPWGPSGLSLDLMRRDRDAENGLMEFMVIELLRRAGEIGITQVSLNFAMFRSVFERGARLGAGPVLRLWRSLLSFFSRWWQIESLYRANAKYRPIWEPRFLLFEKSADLPRIGLASARAEGFLEAPGLPKWLHRGRLGARR; via the coding sequence ATGGGAGATGCCCGAATTGCCGCCCCGCCGCGCGTCGAGGCGGGGCGGTCGGTCGAAGTGGAGCGGTCGGGTGCGGCCGGGCGGCGGTCGGGCGGGGTGGCCTCCAAGGCCGCCGCTTGCGCCGTCTGGTACCTGCGGGTCGTCGCGTTCATCAACTTCCTCACCGCGGTGTGGGTCTCGCTGTACCAGGACGTGCGCCGGCACAACCAGGACGACTTCTTCACGCCGTACCTGCTGACCGCCGGCTTCGCCTCCGGTGTGTTCACCGCGTTCCTGGCGATCACGATGCGGCGCCGCAAGCGCGCGGCGTGGATCCTCAACCTCGTGCTCAGCGGCGTCTTCCTCGCGCTGTTCGCGTTCGCCATGGCGTTCCCGGAGATCCACCGGTACGCGCAGAACTGGGTGTCGCTGGTGCTGACGGCCGCGTTCGTCGCGGCGCTGCTGGTGGGGCGGCGGGAGTTCTACGCGAAGGGCGACCGCGCCAACCCCCGGCTCGCGGCCACCGTCGCCGTCGGCGGCGGGCTGGCCGCCAGCCTGCTGGCCGGGCTGCTGGTGACGGTCACCAACCAGGCACCGGACGCGGCCCGTTCGACGTTCCGGGAGCGCTGGCACTACGGCACCCTGCGCCTGGTCTCGGTCTCCGCCGACGAGCGCCACTTCCCCGGCATCGCCCCGCCCACCTGGGCCAATGTCGTCGTCAACGTGCTCAGCACGGCCCTGGTGCTCGCCGTGTTCTACGCCGCCTTCCGCTCCCGGCGCGCCGTCGACCCGCTCACCGCCGACGACGAGGCGCGGCTGCGGGCGCTGCTGGAGCGGCACGGCGAGCGGGACTCGCTCGGCTACTTCGCGCTGCGCCGGGAGAAGAGCGTGGTGTGGTCGCCGACCGGCAAGGCGGCCGTCGCCTATCGCGTGGTCGGCGGGGTGAGCCTGGCCTCCGGGGACCCGCTCGGCGATCCCGAGGCTTGGCCGGGCGCGATCGTGCCGTGGCTGGCGCAGGCGCGGGCGCACGGCTGGATCCCGGCGGTGATGGGGGCGGGCGAGGAGGCGGGCACCGTCTACCGCCGGTACGGCCTGGACGCCCTGGAGCTGGGGGACGAGGCGCTCGTGGAGGTCGCCGACTTCACCCTGGAGGGGCGGGCGATGCGCACCGTTCGGCAGGCGTACAACCGGGTGCGGCGGGCCGGGTACGAGGTGCGGGTCCGGCGTCACGAGGACATCCCGGCGGCCGAGATGGCGGTGCTGGTCGAGCGCGCGGACGACTGGCGGGACGGGGCGACCGAGCGCGGGTTCAGCATGGCGCTGGGGCGGCTCGGGGACCCGGCGGACGGCCGGTGCGTGATGCTGGAGTGCACGGACGCCGAGGGCCGGCCGCGCGCGCTGCTGTCCTTCGTGCCCTGGGGCCCGAGCGGGCTGTCGCTGGATCTGATGCGGCGCGACCGCGACGCCGAGAACGGGCTGATGGAGTTCATGGTCATCGAACTGCTGCGGCGCGCCGGGGAGATCGGGATCACACAGGTATCGCTGAACTTCGCGATGTTCCGCTCGGTCTTCGAACGTGGCGCGCGGCTCGGCGCCGGACCGGTGCTGCGGCTGTGGCGCTCGCTGCTCAGCTTCTTCTCGCGCTGGTGGCAGATCGAGTCGCTGTACCGCGCCAACGCCAAGTACCGGCCCATCTGGGAGCCGCGGTTCCTGCTCTTCGAGAAGAGCGCGGACCTGCCGCGCATCGGCCTCGCCTCGGCCCGCGCGGAGGGCTTCCTGGAGGCGCCGGGACTGCCCAAGTGGCTGCACCGGGGACGGCTCGGGGCGCGCCGATGA
- the cobT gene encoding nicotinate-nucleotide--dimethylbenzimidazole phosphoribosyltransferase, which yields MSRIDLDDFTDLIERPDGGVRRDAEARRERQIVPPGALGRLDELGEWLTAAQSAVPVRTVERPRLILFAGDHGIAGLDISARPAGGARELVRDVLEGVSPAAVLARRLQVPVRVVDMSLDCDPGDLPEDVGRHRVRRGSGRIDVEDALTEEEVDAALRAGVAVADEEADSGTDLVVLGDISVGGTTAAAVLIAALCGTDASVVTGRGGVAIDDLTWMRKCAAIRDALRRARPVLGDQAQLLAAVGGADLAAMTGFLLQCAVRKLPVILDGVVSAACALVAQRVAFRAPDWWLAAHDSGEPGQAKALDRMALEPLLQQGVKVGEGMGALLALPLVQAAAALAAEMPERDPEPEPELEPEKELEPETEKEPEPESE from the coding sequence ATGAGCAGGATTGATCTGGACGACTTCACCGATCTGATCGAGCGCCCGGACGGGGGCGTGCGCCGTGACGCCGAGGCCCGGCGGGAGCGCCAGATCGTGCCGCCCGGGGCGCTGGGGCGCCTGGACGAGCTGGGCGAGTGGCTGACCGCCGCGCAGAGCGCCGTACCGGTACGGACCGTCGAACGGCCCCGGCTGATCCTCTTCGCCGGCGACCACGGCATCGCCGGACTGGACATCTCGGCGCGGCCCGCGGGCGGCGCGCGGGAGCTGGTGCGGGACGTGCTGGAGGGCGTGAGCCCCGCCGCGGTGCTCGCGCGCCGGCTCCAGGTGCCGGTCCGGGTCGTGGACATGTCCCTGGACTGCGACCCGGGCGACCTCCCCGAGGACGTCGGGCGGCACCGGGTGCGGCGCGGCAGCGGTCGTATCGACGTCGAGGACGCGCTCACCGAGGAGGAGGTGGACGCCGCGCTGCGGGCCGGTGTCGCCGTCGCCGACGAGGAGGCCGACTCCGGTACGGACCTGGTGGTGCTCGGCGACATCAGCGTGGGCGGCACCACCGCGGCGGCGGTGCTGATCGCGGCGCTGTGCGGGACCGACGCGTCGGTGGTGACCGGGCGGGGCGGCGTCGCGATCGACGACCTCACCTGGATGCGCAAGTGCGCGGCGATCCGGGACGCGCTGCGCCGGGCGCGGCCGGTGCTCGGCGACCAGGCGCAGCTGCTGGCCGCGGTCGGCGGGGCGGACCTCGCGGCGATGACCGGGTTCCTGCTCCAGTGCGCGGTGCGCAAGCTGCCGGTGATCCTGGACGGCGTGGTGAGCGCGGCGTGCGCGCTGGTCGCGCAGCGGGTCGCGTTCCGGGCGCCGGACTGGTGGCTGGCGGCGCACGACAGCGGTGAGCCGGGGCAGGCGAAGGCGTTGGACCGGATGGCCCTGGAGCCGCTGCTCCAGCAGGGCGTGAAGGTCGGCGAGGGCATGGGCGCGCTGCTGGCGCTCCCGCTGGTGCAGGCCGCGGCGGCGCTGGCCGCGGAGATGCCGGAGCGGGATCCGGAGCCCGAGCCGGAGCTGGAGCCCGAGAAGGAACTGGAGCCGGAGACCGAGAAGGAACCGGAGCCGGAGTCGGAGTAG
- a CDS encoding methyltransferase domain-containing protein — MPTSPRTPQPLLRRSYYEHRLALIRHRLTARALSSLPEPESWLDVGTGYGHFPEAAKRVFPYTSFDGVDPTDRVERALARERVEEAYRGRLTDVAPRLRARYDVVSIFGPPRQTPDAELGAAVTVLRPGGHIVLGAYWSPADLEALACAVLPGTFPIPFLHQHRFVARKAVA, encoded by the coding sequence ATGCCGACCTCGCCCCGCACACCGCAACCCCTCCTCCGACGCAGCTACTACGAACACCGCTTGGCCCTGATCCGGCACCGCCTCACCGCCCGCGCGCTGTCGTCGCTCCCCGAACCGGAGAGCTGGCTGGACGTGGGCACGGGGTACGGCCACTTCCCGGAGGCGGCGAAGCGCGTCTTCCCCTACACGAGCTTCGACGGCGTCGACCCGACGGACCGCGTGGAGCGGGCGCTGGCGCGGGAGCGGGTGGAGGAGGCGTACCGGGGCCGGCTGACCGACGTGGCACCGCGTCTGCGCGCCCGCTACGACGTGGTGAGCATCTTCGGGCCGCCGAGGCAGACCCCGGACGCCGAACTCGGCGCGGCGGTCACGGTGCTGCGCCCCGGGGGCCACATCGTCCTGGGCGCCTACTGGTCACCGGCCGACCTGGAGGCCCTGGCCTGCGCCGTCCTCCCCGGCACCTTTCCGATCCCGTTCCTCCACCAGCACCGGTTCGTGGCCCGCAAAGCCGTCGCCTGA